The Pseudomonas graminis region CAAACACCATAAAATCCAGACTCCTCCATTCATGCAGTCAGCATTATGCGCAGAAGCGAGCTCGACGTACGATTCGGGTAAAACCGCGCCAGGGGAAGAGAAAAAAGCAAGCGGATGCTTCAAGAGCGGCGTGATAGAGCCAGTGCTTGGGACAATCCACAGAACCTGTGGATAACTCAGTGGACAACACCCCTTAAGCTCTCGGAAACGCACGTAGAATGGGGCCTGCGTTCAAACTGACGATTTTTTCACCAGCGCAAAAAAACGATGGTTTTCATTGACTTAATAATTCGTTGCATTAAATCAAGCGGTTAGCGGACGACGTGACAGTGACATGACAGATACCTTTCGCAATGTGCACAAGTGGATTTTGTCACTGCATAAGCCGGTTTCAGCAGCCATGGCATCCGCTCAAAATTCGCGGGAATAAGGCACAGGGCCACTCTTTCCGCTCGATATGCTGTAGTCTCTTCTGCCCCGCGTTGTGCCGTTCAACTGAAGCATTGCAAATCAGTGCTTGCGCTGCGCCAGTAACTCCATTAGCATCGCCGCCGTTAGTACCAAGCTGAAAGTCAATTCTGATCGAACAAATCCCCCAATCCCGGTTCGCCAATGAGCGAACGGATTGAAAAAAGGGATCGATCACCTCGATGGTTTCCAGACATGAACTCACACGACCTGCCGTCGAAACGGAGGGGTGTGCAGAACATTCATGCTCTCCTCAACCAGCCTGCAAATTGATCAGGATCTTCACCTCGAGCATCGGACCTTAGCTCGCGTTGTGTTGCCTGCCCTCCTAAGTACCTACCAGTCAGCCCCGCGCCACATTTTAAATGCGCTCAACTGGCTGCTTTTGTTCCAGACAGGTTCTGCGCCCTGCCCTTGACTCGCATTCGAGCATGGGTCCGCGTTTACTGGAACGTTTTAATTTTGCACGCCTCTTATTGCGTGTCGATTCAGGAAACACCCATAACATGACTACTCATATCCAGACTCAAAACGCTATTCGTACACTGACCAACGCTTTCGCCCCAATGGACTGCCTGATCATGGCAGCACGCAAAGGCTGCTTCAGCTTCACCATCGTCAACGAGCACGGCATCGCCCGCCATAGCGAGCGTTTGTACCCGAACCAATACTCCAGCGATGCTCCGCTGCAGGCGGTGATCGACCGTACTCGTCAGGCCCTGGTTGCCTAATACCGTTGCCTGATACCGTCCGTCGGTAAATACCGCTGCATCGACAAGGCCTCACCCGATAACGGTGGGGCTTTTTTGTATCTGTTTTACTTATAGAAACAGCGAAAGATGCGGTAATGGATGCCAGTCACCATTTTGACACTGCATGGGAACTGACCGTAAAACAGACCTTTACACCGTGAATATCACACTACACTTCAAGTCAGCGGCTCAGGTCGCTGCCGGTGGGCCCACTCCATCCATGCTGCCAAGCGCCAGGGCCCGCCGACTCATCAACTCCTCGAGGGTGTTATGGGAATCGCCGCCAGTGAACTGTGTCGCTACGTCATCCGCCCGACGCTCATCTACCTTGGCCGGCACAATCGGGCCGCCGAAGCCCTGTTATTGGGCATTGCCGCCAGTCAGTCAGCGCTAGGCGCCGAGCTGGACAACCCGCCCGGCCACGGGCTTTACAGCATCGCCGACACTCAACACCGCCAGCTTTGGGACGAATACCTGGCCCGGGATCCGGACCTTGCCAGCCTTGTTCGAGGCCTGGCCAGCCAACACGCGTTCCTCACAGGTCCCGATCTGGAACTGACCGTCAACCTGCGTTACTCGACTGCCATCGCCTGGTTGATGGTCGAAGCAAGCCATATTTCGCTGCCGGATACGGATGACTGTCTGGCCATGGCACACATGTGGCGCGAGATATTTCAGCCCGATGGCCAGTTGCAGGATTTCACCTCGGCCTGGCAAACGTGGGTCAGCCCCTTGTTCCAGCCCTCGCCAGCCATTTCATGACCGACCGGTATTGAACGAAAAAGCCGCGAACTTTCAGGATTGTCCTACAAGAACCGCTCTAACTCGGCTGATCCAGGCTATGGCGCGTGGGGAGAAATATTGGTAATTTCCGCGCGGTGATCAACAAGGAGTTCTAACAATGAAAAAAACAATGATCAAATCCAGCCTCAGTCTCGCCATCACTCTTGCCTCCACTCAGATTTTTGCATCCGGCTTCGCCCTGAACGAACAAAGTATCAGCGGCATGGGGACCGGCTTTGCGGGCCGTACCTCGTCCGTCGATGACGCCAGCATCGTGTACGGCAACCCGGCCGGGATGTCGCGTCTCAAGCGCGCGCAGGCGACCGTGGGGGTCGCCGCAATCGATGCTTCCACCGACATCACCGACACCAGCGGCCGCAGCACCGGTTCGAACAAAGGCGACATGGTGCCCTTCATCGCCGTGCCGATGGGCTTCTACGTGAACCCGGTCGACGAGCACTGGGCGTTCGGCTTTGGTGTCTACGCGCCATTCGGCCTGGTCACCGATTACGAAGACAACTTCCAGGGCCGTAACTTCGGCAGCAAGAGCATCGTCAAGGTCGTAACCTTCCAGCCGACCGTCAGCTACGCATTCAACGACAAGGTGTCGATCGGTTTCGGTCCGACCATCAACCGTATTTCCGGCGCGCTGGAATCGGCACTCAATGTCAGCCCGTTGCTGGGCGCCCGTACGGGCGACGGCCGCGTGCAGGTCAAGGGCGATGACGTCGGCTACGGTTTCAACGCCGGTATCCTGGTGCAAGCCACCGACACCACCAGCGTCGGCCTGACCTATCACTCCAAAGTGACCTACAAGCTCGAAGGCCACACCGAAGTGACGCCGGGCGCAGGCGTACCTGCCCAAGTACTGGGCGCGGGTCGATACGACGCGAAGCTGAACATTGACACGCCTGAAACTGTGGACTTCTCGGTCACGCAGAAGATGAACGATGCCTGGAAGCTCTACGCGGGGGCCACCTGGACACGCTGGAGCCGTCTGGAAGACATCACCGTGAAGAATTCGGGCGTCACTCGCGCAGGTGGCGTCGCTGCGCCAAGTCTGGTTGGCACCATCAGTGAAGAGCAGAACTGGCACGACACCTGGGCCTACGCCGTGGGTACTTCGTACCAGTTGAACAAGCAATGGGTGCTGCGTACCGGCCTGTCGTTCGACCAGTCGCCGACCAACAACGAAAACCGCTCGCCGCGCATCCCGACAGGCGATCGCACGATCTTCAGCCTCGGCGCCGGTTACAGCCCGACCGACGACATCACCATCGATGTGGCTTACTCCTACCTCCAGGAAGAGAAGGTCAAGGTCTCCGATGCGAACGCGCTGGGTCAAAGCTACAACGCCAAGTACGACAACAGCGCCAACGGTTTCGGCGTGGGCATGACCTACCGCTTCTGATGCAGTTGGCGGGACAGGCAGATCACCTGTTCGCCAGACAGAAAACCCCGCAGCCAGCAATGGCTGCGGGGTTTTTCGTTGTGGTCGGTCTGTTTTGTGTCGGGCCGCTGTTATGGCTTGGAGGCGATGGCCTTCTCGATGGCTGAAATCAGCTCGGGATCATCCGGCGCGGTTTTGCTGGAGAAGCTTGCAACCACATTGCCCTTGCGGTCGACCACGTACTTATAGAAGTTCCAGCGCGGTGGACTGCTTTGCTCGGCGAGGACCTTGAACAGGTTGATGGCGTCGGCGCCACGCACCGGCTGCGGTTCGGTCATGGTGAACGTGACGCCGTAGTTCACGTAGCAGACCTTGGCGGTCTCGGCAGCGTCTTTGGATTCCTGCAGAAAATCGTCCGAAGGCACGCCCAGCACTTCAAGCCCCTCGCCCTTGAAACGCTGATTGAGCGCTTCAAGCCCTTTGAACTGCGGCGCGAAGCCACAGAAGCTTGCGGTATTGACCACGAGCATCGGCTTGCCGGCGAACTGCTTGCACAAGTCGATATCCTGTTTCGCCCGCAGCTTGGGCAGCTCGCCTTGCAACAATGGCGGGCAATCGGCAGCCGACGCGGCGCCACTGAGGGCAAGGAACAGCAGAGGCGCGTGAATCCAGCGTAAGGCCATGGCGACGTCCATTCATGAGCGGGCAGGAAAAGTGGGGTTGCCGCTACGCTACTCCGCCGCGCGATGAATGCCCAGCGCGCCAAGGAAACGGGGCCATCAACTGGCTATGTCGGTGGCCGTGAACGCTCGCTGCATCGCCTGGGGCGGCTCACCGAAGTTGCGCAGAAACGCCTGGCGCATTCTCTCGCGATCGCCGAAACCGGTCTCCCGAGCAACCACTTCAATGGGATGTCGACTGGTTTCCATCATCGCCCGCGCCACTTCCACCCGCAGGCATTCGATGGCTTTCGCCGGGGTCTGCCCGGTTTCCTCGCGGAACACCCGACTGAACTGGCGGGGGCTTAACCGGGCAATGGCCGCCAGTGCATCAATGGAGAGATCACCTTTGAGGTTCTCGCGGGCATAGGCCAGCGCCAGTTGCACGCGATCGGACTTGGGGTCCAGCTCCAGCAGCGTCGACAGCTGAGAATGCTCGCTGCCGCGCCGTTGATAGATCACCAACTTGCGCGCGACCTGCCGGGCGATATCGGCGCCGAGGTCGTTCTCGACCATCGCCAGCGCGAGATCAAGGCCGGCGCTCATGCCCGCGCCGGTCCAGATCTGACCATCCACGGTAAACAGCTTGTCGTCCTCGACGCGAACGTTGGGGTAACGCTTGCGAAACTCTGGGGCGTGAATCCAGTGCATGGTCGCGCGCTTACCGTCGAGCAGGCCCGCTTCGGCCAGCACAAACCCGCCCGTGCACAGCGACGCCACCCGCCGCGATTGAGCCGAAGCGGTGCGCACGAACTCAAGCAGGCTCGGGGTGGGCAATTGCAGGTCCATGTAGCCGCTGACGATGATCGTGTCGTAACCCTCGGGCTGCAATGGCGTGGTGTGGACCGAAAAGCCTTCAGATGACATCACCGCCCCGCCGCTCTCCGACACCAGATGAAAGGAGTACGCCGCCTCGCCCTGCATCAGGTTCGCGCAGGTCAGCACGGACCCGACCGACAGGCTGAGGGACTGAAACTGCGGGTACACCACCAGCGCAACGTTATGCATGACACCTCTCCGGCCGATCTGCCGAATAATCAATTGTGGGAGCGACCGGGGTGACGCTCCGCCTCGCTCGCGAAGGCTTACTGACAGGAGCGCTTTATCGGTCAGTCCGACAGATTCAGCGGCTTGCCGAAGATATCGAGCGGACCGCAGATCCTGTGGGAGCGAGCTTGCTCGCGAAGACGTCGGTACATCCAATAAATTTTCAGCGGCTGGAATGGCGTCTTTGCGAGCAAGCTCGCTCCCACATGTACGGTTTTTGCCATGCGCCCAAGTCAGGATGCCTGTTGCTGCATCAATCGCACATCAGCGCCCATGTCACCAGCACCAACGTTTCGAGCAGTTCGAGCATCGCGCCGGCGGTGTCGCCGGTGCTGCCGCCCAAACGTCGCATCATCACCCGGCGCAGCCAGAAGAACCCACCCGCTGCCACCACCAGCACCCACGCCGCCGGACCGCCACCGATGAGCACGCAGACCACCGCCACCGCCGCCAGCATCCGCACGCCCGTCTTGCGCGGCAGATGATCGGCCAGCGCCTGGCCCAGCCCGCCGGCGCGCACATAGGGCGTGTTCAGAAACAGCGCCAGCATCGCCGCGCGGCCGATCACCGGCGCCAGCAGCAGGCCAACACCATTGTGGGTTCCAATCAACGCCACGACCGCGCTGTACTTCAACAGCAACACCACCACCAGGGCGACCACGGCAATCGGGCCGCTCCGGGGGTCTTTCATGATCGTCAGCGTACGTTCGCGGTCGCCGAATCCACCGAGCCAGGCATCCGCACTATCAGCGAGGCCGTCCAGGTGCAGCCCTCCGCTGAGTATCACCCAGGCCGCCAGCAGCAAGACGGCATGCAACAGTGTCGGCGCGCCGTCGAGCAGATGATCCATCGCCATCAACAGTACGCCGAACAGCAATCCGACCAGCGGGTAAAACAGCAGCGAGCGCCCCGACTCCTGGGGCGTCGGCATGCCCGGCAGGCGAATCGGCAAACTGCTGAGGAACTGCAAGGCAATCCAGAACGGCAGCATTTAAACCTCCGTCAACTCGCCGTTGGCCTGCACATGGAGACTGAACATACCGCCATGAGCCACCGTGACCTGCAGCAATTGCTCGCGAGGCAGACCGCGGGCGCGAGCCAGCAAGAGACGCATCACCCCGCCATGACTGATCAGCAGAACGCGCTGACCCTCACACGCCCGCTGCAACCGCTCAACGGCGGCCAACACGCGGGTGGCAAATGCCTGGACCGGCTCGCCGTTGGGCGGCGTAAACCCGTACGGGTCCTCCCAGAAGCGTCCCAACCCGACGGCGTCGGTTTCCATCAATTGCGCGGGGCTCTGCCCTTCCCAGTCACCAAAGTGCAATTCCTGAAGATCGACTTCCAACTCCACGGGCAAGCCCAGTCGCTCGGCCAGTTCGTCGGCGAAGCGCGCGCAGCGTTGCAGGGGCGAGCTGACGATGCGGTCCCAGGGGCCACGACCAACCACTGCCGCGCGCATCTGCTGCCAGCCGGTGTCAGTCAGCGCGTCATCGATGCTGCCGCGCAGGCCGCCGCCGAATTCGGTTTCGCCGTGGCGCAGCAGGTCCAGATGCAAGGTCATGCCGGGCGGTCTGCCACCGCGGCCTCGGCGAAGGTCGCCATGCCGTTGTGCAACTCGCAGGTCAGACGCAACAACGGCACCGCGAGCGCCGCGCCGCTGCCTTCGCCCAGACGCAATCCAAGGTCCAGCAACGGCTCGGCCTGCAGCGCGTCCAGCACCAGACGATGGCCCGGCTCGGCGCCACGGTGGCCGAAGAACAGCCACTCCCGACAGGACGGATTGATACCCACCGCCACCAGCGCCGCCACGGAACAGATAAAGCCATCGACCAGCGCAGCGATGCCCTCTTGCGCGCAGGCCAGGTACGCACCGACCAGCGCCGCGACTTCAAAACCACCGAGGGCGCGCAGACTGTCCAGCGCATCATCGACAGCATCGGCATGCAGCCGCAGGGCCCGCTCGATCACTTGCGCCTTGTGGTTCACCCCCTCGGCATCCAGACCGGTGCCGGGGCCGACCAGCGAGGTGGCCGGACAGTCGAGCAAGGCGCAGGCCAGCGCAGTGGCGACGGTGGTGTTGCCGATGCCCATTTCCCCGCCGATGAACAGCTCGGCGCCCGACGCCTTGGCGCGCAACACGCTGTCGCGACCGCCTTCAAGGGCAGCATGCAGCTGCGCCTCAGTCATCGCCGGGCCGTGGGCAAAGTTCGCGGTGCCCGGACCGAGGTTGAGGTGACGCACGCCCGGCAGATCCAGCGGCGCAACGGTGCCCAGATCGACCACGTCCAGTTGCGCGGACAATTGCCGGGCCAGCACGCTGATTGCCGCGCCGCCCATGATGAAGTTGTGCAGCATCTGCCCGGTCACTTCCTGGGGGTACGCCGAAACCCCTTCAGCGACCACGCCGTGATCGCCGGCAAAAATCGCGATCCAGACCTCATCGACCTTCGGCTTCAGGCGACCCTGCAGGCCAGCCAGCTGAACCGCAACGTCTTCCAGCCGGCCCAGAGAGCCGGTCGGTTTTGTCAGTTGCTGCTGACGGGCCAGCGCGTGGTCGCGGCTGGCTTGATCGACGTCACGGGCAGGCGCGAGCCACCAGGCGTTACTCATAGTGCGGGTCCTTTGAGGATCATGGGCAGTCCGGCAACGGTAAACACCACGCGATGGCAGCGTTCGGCCAGCGCCTGATGCAGCCAGCCGGCTTCATCGACATAACGACGGGTCAGCTCACCGAGTGGCACGACGCCGAGCCCGGTTTCGTTGCTGACAAAAATGATGTCGCCCGGCAGTTCAGCCAGGCCGTCGAGCAAGGCTTCGCGCTCTTCAGCCAGGCGCTGCGGATGGTCCAGCATCAACAGATTGGTCAGCCACAGGGTCAGGCAATCCACCAACAGGCAGCGGCCCTCCCCGGCGTTTTCCCGGAGCACGCGGGCCAGCTCGATGGGTTCTTCGATCAACCCCCATTGCGCCGGACGACGCTGGCGGTGCAAGGCGACACGCTGGTTCATTTCACCGTCAAGCGGCTGGCTGGTGGCGATGTAGATGACGTCGAGGCCGCTTTCGCTGGCCTGCTTTTCCGCCAGCCGACTTTTACCGGAGCGCGCCCCGCCGAGGATCAATTGCAGCATCAAGGTTGCTCCAGGCCGCAGAGTTCACGCAGCAGTGTGCCGTCCAGGTGGGTTTCCACCAGATCGGCCAGGCGCTCGATGTCGCGTTCGCGCAGGGCGTGGTAATCGACCGACTGCACGTTCTGCAGCCCGGCCCAACGCAGCAAGGCGCTGCTCGACGCCGGGTTCTCGAACAGCCCGTGCAGGTACGTGCCGAGCACTTGGCCGTCCGGGCTGCGCGCGCCATCGCAGCGACCGTCGGCGAGCTGGACCAACGGACGTTCCAGCGCCGCGCCGGTGGTCACGCCCGCATGAATCTCATAGCCGATGACGTCGGCGTCTTCGAGGGTCAAGCGACCAGAGACGTTGCGCAGTTGCTTCTCTTCTTCGAGCACCGTGCTCAGGGCCAGCAGCCCCAATCCCGGACTGGAACCGGCGGCGCCTTCAAGCCCCAGCGGGTCATGCAGCTGCTCGCCGAGCATTTGCAGGCCACCGCAGATGCCCAGCACTTTGCCGCCGTAACGCAGGTGGCGGCCAATGGCAGTGTCCCAGCCATTGGCGCGCAGATAGGCAAGATCGCTGCGCACGCTTTTCGAGCCGGGCAGGATAATCAGATCAGCCCCGGGAATCGCCTGCCCCGGCCCGACGAATCGCAGATTCACCTGGGGATGCAGGCGCAGCGGGTCGAAATCGGTGTGGTTACTGATGCGCGGCAGGACCGGCACGATGACGTTAAGCACCTGCTCGGCCTTGTCGATCTGTCGCTGGTCGAGGCCGTCTTCGGCTTCAAGGTGCAGGTCCATCACGTAGGGCAGCACGCCCACCACCGGTTTGCCAGTGCGCTGTTCAAGCCAGTCGAGGCCCGGCTGAAGCAGCGCGATGTCACCGCGAAAACGATTGATGATGAAGCCTTTGACCCGCGCCTGTTCGCTGGGCGAAAGCAATTCCAGCGTGCCGACCAGATGGGCAAACACCCCGCCGCGATTGATGTCCGCCACCAGCAGCACCGGGCAATCCACCGCCTCGGCAAAGCCCATGTTGGCGATATCGCCGGCGCGCAGGTTGATCTCCGCCGGCGACCCGGCGCCTTCGACCATCACGACCGGCCAGCCTTCGCTGAGACGGCGATGGGAGGCGAGTACGGCCTGCATCGCGATGGCTTTGTAATCGTGGTACGCGACGGCGTTCATGGTGGTCACGGCGCGACCGTGAATGATCACTTGGGCGCCGGTGTCGCTGTTGGGTTTGAGCAGCACCGGGTTCATGTCGGTGTGGGGCTCGAGGCCACAGGCCTGGGCTTGGACCGCCTGCGCGCGGCCGATCTCACCGCCGTCGGCAGTCACTGCGCTGTTCAGCGCCATGTTCTGCGGCTTGAACGGCACGGTGCGCACACCCTGACGGGTCAGCCAGCGGCACAGCGCCGTCACCAGCGTGCTTTTGCCGGCGTCGGAGGTGGTGCCCTGCACCATCAGGGTTTTGCCGAGGGTCATGAGCGCTCCCGGGAAAATTCGCTGAGCGCCTGCTCCAGACGTTGCCAGTCGGCTTCTTCGCGGGGCAGGCCGAAACGCAGGCTGCTGTTGTGAGTAAAGATGCGCAGGAGGATGCCCCGCTGCGCGCAAAACTCGTAAAGTTCTTCCGCCAGCGGCGTGATCAGCCACTGGAACAGCGCGCAGCCGCCCTTGGGCGCAAAGCCGTGCCGATTGAGCACGTCGACCAGACGCTGACTGGCTTGCTCGGTGCGCTGGCGCTGACGTTGATGGCCGGCCACGTCGTTGAGACAGGCCTGACCGATGATCCGCGTGGGTCCGCTGACCGACCAGGGGCCGATCTGCCGCGCCATGACTTTGAGAAACCGCGGCTCCGCCAGCACAAAGCCCAGGCGCACGCCGGCCAGCCCGAAAAACTTGCCGAACGAGCGCAACACGATCAGGCCCGCGCGCTGGGTGTACGCCGCCAGGCTCAACTCCGGCGTGTTGTCCATGAACGCTTCGTCCACCACCAGCCAGGCGCCGCGCTGGGCCAGACGGGCGTGCCATTCCAGCAGGCGTTCGGGCGGCAGGCTCAGGCCGGTGGGGTTGTTCGGGTTGACCACGACGAGCACATCAAGGGTGTCGATGAACCGCTCCACTTCGTGCTCCAGCACCTCGCGCACCAGAAAGCCGGTGTGGCGCCAGGCCTCGGCGTGTTCGGCGTAGCACGGTGACAGTACGCCGACCTTGCCCGCCTGACGCAGACGCGGCAGCGCCTGGATCGCCGCCTGCGAGCCGGCCACGGGCAGCACGTCCGTGGCGCCGTAATAGCGGCGGGCGGCGGCTTCCAGACCGTCATCGGTTTCCGGCAGGCGCGCCCAAGCCGCTTCAGGAATCGCCGGGATCGGCCACGACCACGGCGAAATCCCGCTGGACAGGTCAAGCCAGCTCGATTTTTCAATGCCATATTTCAGGACTGCGCCACGCAATCGGCCGCCATGTTCAAGCATAGAATTCTGTCCCCAGACACAAGATCAGCAACCACAGCCACACGCCGCGCTGCACCAGTTGCCAACCGCGATCAATGGAATTCGCGTCCGCCGGGACACCTTCGCCCAGGGTCGCGCGCTCATGCAGCTCGCCGTGATAAATCGCCGCACCACCCAGTTCGACGCCCAACGCACCGGCGCCGGCGGCCATCACCGGACCTGCGTTGGGGCTGTCCCACTTCGGTGCCTGGGTGCGCCAGCAGCGCAGGGCCAGTCGGGTGTTGCCCAACAGCGCGTAGGTCAACGCCACCAGGCGGGCCGGAATGTAGTTGAGCAGGTCGTCGATTTTCGCCGCCGCCCAGCCGAAGCGTTCGAAGCGCTCGTTGCGATAGCCCCACATGGCGTCGAGGGTGTTGCTCAGGCGATAGAGCACGACGCCCGGCGCACCCAGCACGACGAACCAGAAGATTGCCGCGAACACCGCGTCGCTGCCGTTTTCCAGCACCGATTCCGTGGCCGCGCGGGCCACTTCGGTGCTGTCCAGTTCGGACGTCTGGCGACTGACCAGATAGCCGACCCGTCGGCGTGCTTCGTCCAGATCATCGCTGCGCAGCGCCTGGGCGACCGGCTCGACGTGCTCACCCAGACTGCGCAAACCCAACGCGCAATAAAGCGCCAGGACTTCCACCAGCCAGCCAATCAACGGCAGCCAGCTGAGCAGCGTGGCGATCAGGGTCAGGGGAATCACGGCGATGAACCATGCGGTCACGCCATGGCTGCGCCAGCCCCGGCCGGCGGCATTCAGGCGCTGTTCGATGCGCTTGGCAAAGCGGCCGAACGCCACCAGCGGGTGGTTCCGTTTTGGCTCGCCGAGCAACGCGTCCAGCGCGACCCCGGCGACGCTCAATAACGCCACGCTCATGCAATCACTCCCCATGTGTTCTCGTAGACCAGTTCTTGCAGCGCGCGCGGCTGCGCCCAGCCCTCCAGCACCAGCATCGGCGCCGGGTAGAACTCCTTGACGGGACCCAGGCACAGAATTGCCAGGGGTTTTGAACCGGTTGGCATCTTCAGCAGATCGGCCAGGGCCAGGGGGTCGAACAGCGATACCCAGCCCATCCCGAGGCCTTCGGCACGCGCCGCCAGCCAGAGGTTCTGGATCGCGCATGACAGCGACGCCATGTCCATTTCCGGCAAGGTGCGACGGCCGAAGATGTGTTTGTCGCGGTCGTCCATCAGCGCGGCGACCAATACCTCGGCGCAGTCGCTGATGCCCTCGACCTTCAGCTTCATGAAATCGTCAGAGCGCTCGCCGAGGGCTTCGGCAGTGCGAATACGCTCCTCCTCCACCTGCGCCTGAATCTGCCCACGCAATGCCGGGTCGGTGATCCGCAGGAAGCGCCACGGCTGCATCAATCCGACGCTCGGCGCGTGGTGCGCGGCTTCGAGCAGGCGGGCCAGCAACTCGGGCGCGACCGTGCCGCCGCAGAAGTGGCGCATGTCGCGACGCTCGGCGATGGCACGGTAAACGGCGGCGCGTTCGGGATCGGTGAAGGTGTGGTCAGTCATGGGAGCGGGCTCATGGCAAAAACAGCGCCGCCATCGCCTGGGGATTCGAGGGGAAGTAAAAGTGCACGTACGACGCGGTCATGCGCCCTTCGCGGTACACCGCCTCGGCGCCGCGCCCGCCATTGGGGCTGAGGCCGCGGGCGATAGGGGTCAGTTCGGTGCTGGTCAGGGAGTGGTGATAGGTGTGACCACGCAGGGTGCCTTCCGGCAATTCGACCGATTGCAGGGCCAGGGCTGCCAGACGCTTTTGCATCACGGCTTCACCCTTGAGCA contains the following coding sequences:
- the cobT gene encoding nicotinate-nucleotide--dimethylbenzimidazole phosphoribosyltransferase → MSNAWWLAPARDVDQASRDHALARQQQLTKPTGSLGRLEDVAVQLAGLQGRLKPKVDEVWIAIFAGDHGVVAEGVSAYPQEVTGQMLHNFIMGGAAISVLARQLSAQLDVVDLGTVAPLDLPGVRHLNLGPGTANFAHGPAMTEAQLHAALEGGRDSVLRAKASGAELFIGGEMGIGNTTVATALACALLDCPATSLVGPGTGLDAEGVNHKAQVIERALRLHADAVDDALDSLRALGGFEVAALVGAYLACAQEGIAALVDGFICSVAALVAVGINPSCREWLFFGHRGAEPGHRLVLDALQAEPLLDLGLRLGEGSGAALAVPLLRLTCELHNGMATFAEAAVADRPA
- a CDS encoding glutathione peroxidase, which gives rise to MALRWIHAPLLFLALSGAASAADCPPLLQGELPKLRAKQDIDLCKQFAGKPMLVVNTASFCGFAPQFKGLEALNQRFKGEGLEVLGVPSDDFLQESKDAAETAKVCYVNYGVTFTMTEPQPVRGADAINLFKVLAEQSSPPRWNFYKYVVDRKGNVVASFSSKTAPDDPELISAIEKAIASKP
- a CDS encoding GlxA family transcriptional regulator, giving the protein MHNVALVVYPQFQSLSLSVGSVLTCANLMQGEAAYSFHLVSESGGAVMSSEGFSVHTTPLQPEGYDTIIVSGYMDLQLPTPSLLEFVRTASAQSRRVASLCTGGFVLAEAGLLDGKRATMHWIHAPEFRKRYPNVRVEDDKLFTVDGQIWTGAGMSAGLDLALAMVENDLGADIARQVARKLVIYQRRGSEHSQLSTLLELDPKSDRVQLALAYARENLKGDLSIDALAAIARLSPRQFSRVFREETGQTPAKAIECLRVEVARAMMETSRHPIEVVARETGFGDRERMRQAFLRNFGEPPQAMQRAFTATDIAS
- a CDS encoding adenosylcobinamide-GDP ribazoletransferase, whose amino-acid sequence is MLPFWIALQFLSSLPIRLPGMPTPQESGRSLLFYPLVGLLFGVLLMAMDHLLDGAPTLLHAVLLLAAWVILSGGLHLDGLADSADAWLGGFGDRERTLTIMKDPRSGPIAVVALVVVLLLKYSAVVALIGTHNGVGLLLAPVIGRAAMLALFLNTPYVRAGGLGQALADHLPRKTGVRMLAAVAVVCVLIGGGPAAWVLVVAAGGFFWLRRVMMRRLGGSTGDTAGAMLELLETLVLVTWALMCD
- a CDS encoding cobyric acid synthase produces the protein MTLGKTLMVQGTTSDAGKSTLVTALCRWLTRQGVRTVPFKPQNMALNSAVTADGGEIGRAQAVQAQACGLEPHTDMNPVLLKPNSDTGAQVIIHGRAVTTMNAVAYHDYKAIAMQAVLASHRRLSEGWPVVMVEGAGSPAEINLRAGDIANMGFAEAVDCPVLLVADINRGGVFAHLVGTLELLSPSEQARVKGFIINRFRGDIALLQPGLDWLEQRTGKPVVGVLPYVMDLHLEAEDGLDQRQIDKAEQVLNVIVPVLPRISNHTDFDPLRLHPQVNLRFVGPGQAIPGADLIILPGSKSVRSDLAYLRANGWDTAIGRHLRYGGKVLGICGGLQMLGEQLHDPLGLEGAAGSSPGLGLLALSTVLEEEKQLRNVSGRLTLEDADVIGYEIHAGVTTGAALERPLVQLADGRCDGARSPDGQVLGTYLHGLFENPASSSALLRWAGLQNVQSVDYHALRERDIERLADLVETHLDGTLLRELCGLEQP
- a CDS encoding OmpP1/FadL family transporter; the protein is MKKTMIKSSLSLAITLASTQIFASGFALNEQSISGMGTGFAGRTSSVDDASIVYGNPAGMSRLKRAQATVGVAAIDASTDITDTSGRSTGSNKGDMVPFIAVPMGFYVNPVDEHWAFGFGVYAPFGLVTDYEDNFQGRNFGSKSIVKVVTFQPTVSYAFNDKVSIGFGPTINRISGALESALNVSPLLGARTGDGRVQVKGDDVGYGFNAGILVQATDTTSVGLTYHSKVTYKLEGHTEVTPGAGVPAQVLGAGRYDAKLNIDTPETVDFSVTQKMNDAWKLYAGATWTRWSRLEDITVKNSGVTRAGGVAAPSLVGTISEEQNWHDTWAYAVGTSYQLNKQWVLRTGLSFDQSPTNNENRSPRIPTGDRTIFSLGAGYSPTDDITIDVAYSYLQEEKVKVSDANALGQSYNAKYDNSANGFGVGMTYRF
- the cobC gene encoding alpha-ribazole phosphatase family protein, coding for MTLHLDLLRHGETEFGGGLRGSIDDALTDTGWQQMRAAVVGRGPWDRIVSSPLQRCARFADELAERLGLPVELEVDLQELHFGDWEGQSPAQLMETDAVGLGRFWEDPYGFTPPNGEPVQAFATRVLAAVERLQRACEGQRVLLISHGGVMRLLLARARGLPREQLLQVTVAHGGMFSLHVQANGELTEV
- the cobU gene encoding bifunctional adenosylcobinamide kinase/adenosylcobinamide-phosphate guanylyltransferase; the protein is MLQLILGGARSGKSRLAEKQASESGLDVIYIATSQPLDGEMNQRVALHRQRRPAQWGLIEEPIELARVLRENAGEGRCLLVDCLTLWLTNLLMLDHPQRLAEEREALLDGLAELPGDIIFVSNETGLGVVPLGELTRRYVDEAGWLHQALAERCHRVVFTVAGLPMILKGPAL
- the cobD gene encoding threonine-phosphate decarboxylase CobD → MLEHGGRLRGAVLKYGIEKSSWLDLSSGISPWSWPIPAIPEAAWARLPETDDGLEAAARRYYGATDVLPVAGSQAAIQALPRLRQAGKVGVLSPCYAEHAEAWRHTGFLVREVLEHEVERFIDTLDVLVVVNPNNPTGLSLPPERLLEWHARLAQRGAWLVVDEAFMDNTPELSLAAYTQRAGLIVLRSFGKFFGLAGVRLGFVLAEPRFLKVMARQIGPWSVSGPTRIIGQACLNDVAGHQRQRQRTEQASQRLVDVLNRHGFAPKGGCALFQWLITPLAEELYEFCAQRGILLRIFTHNSSLRFGLPREEADWQRLEQALSEFSRERS